In the genome of Microtus pennsylvanicus isolate mMicPen1 chromosome X, mMicPen1.hap1, whole genome shotgun sequence, the window AGCTATTAATCCTTTCTAGTTATTaattatattacaaaatatttaagGGGTGgtgtttaaaatacatttcttttcccTAATAGTCTAGAGGTACCATTTATATACTAAAAGGCTGCATACACATCCTAACTGATTTCTGTAAGTACAAATACTCCATCAGAACTTCTACCAAACTATTAGCTACCACATGTgattaaaactgaaaaagaaaaatccacattTAAACACTAATAAGGATTTTCTAGCACAAGATtagttttggggctggagagatggttcagagtgcttggtgctcttgcagaggaaatgagtttggttcctaacacacacatcagatagttcacaaccacctgtaactccagcttcaggggttcTGATActctcttttggcttccatgggtacctgcacacacacacacaaacacatcatcaataaaaattttaaaaaccttctTTTAAAAAGGTTAAAGTTGTGAAATCTTTACCTCAGAGTACACCAACAATTAAGTAGTTATTCATAATCaccagaacagaacaaaacaaaaacacctttaATGAATACTGGCTGCATAAGGAGAAACCAAGGAGAAACCAAGCAAGTAAAACACAGCCCTACCCTCAAATTGCTTACACTCTTTGTTCCAAGAAAATCCAGTCCTAAACTGGGAACTAGGACAGACCAATACCAATGAACCAGATATAAATCAAGAATGTGCCAAGTCTTCTGCCGAAGAATGTTGGAGGCCTTGAAATAGCAGAATAGGCTACAAGGTAAGAGGCAGAATCTGTGGTAGGAGTTGTTGCCTTGAAAAATGATAGTAGAAAACACATTCAAACAGAGATCTGAAATGTCTTATTGTGAACTGGAACAGGAGTAAAAATTGTGGCTGGATTATACAGGTAGAAACCCAGGGAAtcaaataaatcaagaaaggaaATATTCATATAGAAGACTGTTCAGCCTAGACATTGGAGAAGACCCATAACCAGCAACAATGTTCTTCTAGTTTGCAAAGAACATGCCATTCTGTGCAAAGCCTCGACTGAATCTAGGATCTGGATCTCCAATACCAGTCATTAAGGAAAGAGAGTGATTTATCCTGTCATAATTATTAGGTTCTTACCAAAGGATTCTGTCACTCACTACTGAGCTTCAAAAAAGCCTGGTAGCCTTCTGGCTTTTTCTGAGATAGCAGCATAGAACACTGACTGAGTTGCTCTGGTGCCCGAAGGCATTGTGGTCAGGTGCATATCCCCctactttgttcttttctcttatACAGTGCCTTTAATATTCCTCTTCAGTAGCATTTTCAGGTTTTGCCAAAAACTAAGTACCAAAAACTGTTGTTAGTGGGTGACAAAGGAGGTCTTTCAAGAAACCCAGGGAATAGGGACACTACAGAGGTGTGACACAAAAACTCTGCAAATCTCAGCAAATCTCTGCAAATGTCAGCCTCACACTTCACTCACCCAGGTCAGACCCTCCtaaggcctctttttttttctaaacagaaatcACCCTCTCACTTCACCAAAGACCTAGAAGAGCCCTTGCTTTGCCAGTCAAAGCAAATGCAAGTGCTGTCTCCAGGTTTCTCCCCAACTCTCTAACTGAGCTATACCAGCAAGCAGATCATTACCACCATGACGAGCCAGTTAAGCATTGTGCTCTACAGGATTTCAGTGTCTGTGGGCTAAATACACTTGTAGTAGTATTTCATGAGAAATGAAGATTCTCCTGAAATCTATTCTGTCTATAGCTTGGCTTTATTTTAGACCATGAAAGAATGTGATGCTTAATGTGAAATAAGTAAGAAAATTACTGAAAATGCCTCAGAGAAACAACTCGATATAACAACAACATTAAGACAAGCAGCCTTGCTTATCCCCACCAGGAACCACTATGGCTAGAGTGGATGTGTATTGGGACAAAGGAGGTAAACACATTCTTAGCAGTCGACAGGAGTGCCTCCTGCATTTCTTGGTAGCTTTTAAGTTGGTAGCATTTGAGTTTTACTGCCATGCAAGTAATGCATGAGTATTCAGCATTTCTTTGGGCATTTCATCACTTTGGGCACACCATTTGCCCAAAGATAGAAAGTGCCATACAGAGGGCAGGAAGGTAAGAAAACTTGCTCAGGGTCACACAAAAAGATAGAAGCATAACTTGTACTACCACCTAGGTCTCCCCCAGCAGGGAATGTCACTTACATAACCTGTGTCATTGAGCAACAATAAAATCCACCccagtgtgcacagacacacatgcacacataaacacacaatatCTCTAAGAACACTACACCTATAGAAGGGTTTCCTGAAGTTCCCACCTCTAAATTATCTGAATCTTAAGTTATTAATATCAAAGTATCTCGTTGTTGGGGATAGCAGATGCCCTGGGCATTCCCATTGTGTttatctcttcccttctcccattcttTCCTTCAGGCTTTCTAGAAAATCTGATACACACTCAGACAACACGTCTACATGGATGTGGATTCATCCATCCTCCTGCTATACAGGTGtcttgaagttcttaaagtaataATCCTAAACCACTTTTTCTGGGATTGCTTTTCACTTGCATTCAAAATGGAAGGCTATAGCCTACGGAGTGGGCCAGTACTCCCCATCCCGAATCTCAAAAGTTCTCACGGGTTTCTATTTTTCCCATCCCTCATCCTGGTCTTCCCCCATCAGAAGCCTAATTTGTTCATGATGTTCCGCTTGTCGTCACTGTCAATGCCGCCCAGTTTCAGTTCCATTGAGTAGGGTGGAACTCAAATTCCAAGAGAACCTCAAGGCAGAATTGTCTGAAGGATTACAGAAATTCCAAGAGGGGGCATCTACAACTACTTCCAACCCATATGGTGTCACCCCATCTTCCGGGCCCTAGAATCTGCGAGCCTTTCCAGGCACCGTTCAAAATGCACTTGCGCCTGCTAAAATTCCCTGAGCTCCGCGGGGCTCTAAGCTAGCCAAAACGGTCAGCTATATGGTCATCTACGAGTCTGCCGCCCCCCCAACCCACCCAGTGCCCCTCGGGAACTTCCTGGTTGGCCCCCTGGTCAGAGGCCAAGATCCAGCAGAGGCCGGTGTCAGCAGGATCGTGTTCCCAGGCGTTCGGGCCGGCTACCCACCTGTGGAAGAAGAGCAGAATGGAGAGCATGGTCTGGTCGATGTTGCGGTTGCAGATGCCCTCGTTGATCAGGTAGCAGGGATCCCGCAGCACCGGCTCCAGGGAATCCTGCCGCATTATGCTGTCGAGCTTGTCGGCGTTGAGGTTCTCGAAGATCAGCTTCTCCTGCAGCTGCCGAAAGTTGCTCACGGTGGGGCTGCCCGGGTTCTTGTCCCCAGGGCTGCCGCTCTGGGCATCGCTCCGGTTGGCCAGGTCCAGGCAGCAGTTGCAGCAGTCGAGACCGACAGGTGAGCGGCAGTCGAGCTTGGACTGGGCCATCTTCTTCTCAGGCTTGGGGGTTGCCTGCTCAGCGGTGGCGAGGTCAGGGGCGGCTGGCAGGTGCGCGCCCGCCGAGCTGGCCTTTTCGGACTCCAGGGTGCCTGGGAATGACAAGCTGCGAGGAGAGTTGGAAATTAGCGCCTAAAAAAAGCCGGGCCACCTTCAGCGCGGGCCCCCTTCTGGCTGGAGCGCTCAGGGTGCGAAGAGAAACAGCTGGACAAACAGCTCCTCAGCGGATCCCTTgggctcacttcctcctcctcctcctccccttggTCTGGAAGCCAGGGCCGCTCCCCCCTCTCTTACCCCCctaccccgccccccccccccgccacctcTACCCTCCTGCCCCGGAGGTGCCACAGGCGGGCCCCCCGGCGCAGTCCTAAGTTTCCCAAGTGCGAGCATGGCTCCAGGCGGACCTGCCGCGGGCAGGAAGGGCGGGCAGAACGGGTGAGCCGTGGCGCGCCCTCCCAGCCTTCGGCCTCAGGCTCGCGGGCTTCGCTGCccgagcggcggcggcggcaggagCCCAGAGCGAGTGGGCGAGCGAGACGCCAGAGCCTGGGCGTCCGCACCGGGCCGTGACAGCACGTAAATGAGCCCCGAGGGGCAAGCGGAGAACGGTCGGCCGCCGCTGTCGCCTGAGGGGGCCGACCCCCTCCCCCACGACGCGCTGAGTCGCCCCCCCACCCGTCCCCTTAACGCCCACGCGGTCGCTCGCACCGTCGCCCGCCCGCGCTCCTGTGGAGGAGCCCGCTTCAACGTTGCCTCAGCCGCTTGGCGCTGGGTGGTTCGGAGCTCAGCGCCTTAAACGTCCAGACCTCCAGGAGCGCGCGCGCGCCGCTCTCCCCcgcgagagagggagagaaggggggtggggggagcaagcCGCCCCGGCCGCACAGGTCTCCCGCTCGCCGGGAGGGCCAATGGTGCCCGTCCCGCCGCTGCCCGGGGCTCCCCCGACAGGACGGCCAGGCGCTCAAGGCCTGAGGTGACACGGCCTTTAAACGGCCGCCGCCGCGCCGCGCCGCGCCTCTCGGCTGAGGAGAAGTGCTGAGGGAGAGCTAAGAGCCCCGGCCTCCTCGGCGAGCGACTCCGGAAAGTTCCAGAAAAACAGCACGAGTACCTAAGCAAATGCCCCGACTCCAAACTCGTTAAAAACACGCCCGGGCTCTCGGTGCCCGTCTCACCTCACTCGGCACCCCCTCCGGTGCTCCGTCCCGCCGCCCGCGCCCCACTCGACGCCACCTCCCCTAGGTCCCGCTGTCGCGGCGGCCGCGGGCTTCCCCGGGGCCTCCCCTGCTCCctcaccgccgccgccgccgccgccgccgctcaacTCGCCCGTTTCTTCTCCCGCTCTTTCCGCTATGTCTGTCATTTAACGTCTCCCCAAGTTTCTTTACCCgtttcttccatttctctccccgtttccccttcccctttctcgtATTTCTTTTCGCCCCTCTTATTTCTGGCtgcccctctctttttctctgatcCTGCTTCGACCCCCTCCCCTcttatttccttcattttatttcccCGTCTCCCCCCTCTTCGCCCCCCATGTCAgcactccctctttctcctcactcatctttcctggtttttttttacCCCCCAAACTTGTTCTCCCGCTTTTCCGAGCCCCCCTACCTGCTGCTTCAGGTGATCTGTCGcctttgctcttgcagagacttCAGCACTGCCGCCCGCACGCACAGTCAGAGAGGAGTGATGCGTCCCGTAATGGCGGCGGAGGGATCTGGGAGAATAAACCTCGAGCGGAGGTATAGCAAGAGGGCACATATAGGGGTCACTCTGGtgccctgagttcaagcccctgCTGTCGACGGGAGCTTCAGGGACGCGCGAGCTGATCAAGCAGGACGCCTTTTAGGGTGTCTGGGAACTTAGAATATGTTGATCGTGAAAGACTGAGCAATTATTgattcttgggaatttttttaaaaaaatccacattATTCCGTTTTTGTATAAAACTCAAATTTCTATTCAGTCCAACTCCCTTACAacgcacccccacccccgcccccttcattctcttcattcattaaccCTAGGCATTTGAAATCGAGCAGTATATACTGCCATCTTCTGCCCAAAACCTGAACTATGTTCTCTCGGTGCCTAAGGTTCAGCGCTGTGAGGAGACACTACAGGTGCCTCCTGGTGGAAGAGTCCATTGGGACGGCAAGTCGAGGCTCTCTGTTTCAGTAAAAGTGAAGTTCCAGTTGCCTGAACCCTGCTAGACTTGACTTAAATACATTTCTAGCCTACCGTGGTGGAGTGCATCTAAGGTCCCTACTACTCccgaagcagaagcaggaggctcaTTTGTTCCAGGCCTGCCTGAACTAAACAGTGAGACTgtcaaaaacaaacgaacaaacaaaaaaccaaaccaagccaaaccaaacaacaacaacaacaaaaaccaaaccaaaccaaatcaaacaacaacaaaagacccccaacccaccccataTAAAACCAAGCCTCAAGCTAGACCTGTTATCAGTAGGAGTAACTTGGGGCCAACCAATTCCTATTCCCCGTCCTCCTGGCTCTTCCATGGGGTCCAAAGTGTGAGTAATTGGGGAAGGCAGTACTCGGTGCTGTAGTGACAAGAAAACCCAAACCTTCTTGTATTTCTGGTTCCGGAGAGAATCGTGAGGCCCAGGATGAAAGATGCCGTGGTGGCTGTCCCAGACAGCAGTTTAACTGGGAGTATAGCCCTGCATCCTCATAGACTAAGAAACGgctattttgttttcacttaaAAGCCCGTCACGTCATTTTCctgtatttccttctttcttctctctcttttttttgaacATTCTTGGATAAAAGCCAGAGGAGGTAGTAGAATATAAAATTTCATCTGCATTGTGTAGACTTATAGTCTACtgaattgttttttaattacagtgtttattattttccttcttgtttataattattttatgttaaatgttataataaaatatattagttCCACAAATGTTTATCTGCGTTCTGGGAACAGCTAGGCCTTTTGCTTCTGTGTTTGCCTGAACCCTCTTATCTCTGTGTATAACCTTGGGATGAGGCTCTGGTGGAACTATTTCCTTCTCAGCATTTGGCATCGTTAAATTCAAGATTTTTGTCCCCTTGACATTTCCCTGTTGTGGTCCTTGTTCTCAAGGAGTATTGTTAATAATTCAGTACAGCTTTGCAAACCATATCAAGGCTGATCAAGAGTAAATAGAGTTGAGATACAGACCAATCTAGATAGTACAGAGATAGAGTTCAGAGCGCGGGCATTTGTGTGCAGGCAACTTCAGCGAGCAAGTCCAGCTTGTGTTGACAGACTGCATACCTCTGTGAGGGAAGGCTGATGGGACAGGGCCCTCTTGACTCTCTTGTCTGAAGTCTTACTTTACTGACATACAGTCGGGTTGAGAGATTCCAAACAAATGCTCTTGCATATATTCAGAGAGCAGGCGTCTAGGGTACTAGCAGACAAAGGTGGTGGTCCTTTTGGGTGAAGCAAAAAAGGGAGTAGAAGAAACACCTACTTTTTGGATGGAGTCACTCAACAGCCATTTACTGTGTGATTGTCCTGCGCCAGGTACAGCATTCATAAAAATTCAGAGGTAAATAAGATCACGTCAAAGCTCCCCACACAAATTCCTGGTTCAGCTGAAAAACCAGATTTACAGACAGACAAAATACTACAAGTCTAGCTGAGTCTGGTGGCACTGGCCTGAAACACCGGTTTTtgtggaggctaaggcaggattacaagttcaaggccagcttggacaacttggtctctctctctctcatatgtagGCACAAACATGTGTTAAGGgttgaggatatagctcagtggggGAGTATTTGTGTAACGTGTACAAGGCTTTAGGTCCAATCATCAGcgccttaaaaaaagaaagaaaagaaaaccaaagcctACCACTACAAGAGGTAAATGATAGGCGCTTGGTGCTTTGGGGAAAGGCAACTGTATGTcctggagaaggtggaggagagcTTACTTTGGGGTGAATGGGCAATGTACACATGTTCCTTGGTTGAATTATAGAAAAGATATACTCCAGTGAATCCATCCTGAATCAAAAATatcctaaataaaaaaaagtggagtTGCTACACTCAGTCCACTGAGCAGCATAGCTTAGCAAGCAGTAGTCCATATGACCTTCCTAGTCTTGTGGCTTACTGGGGGCTGCCCATCATTCAAATCCTAAGTTTGAAGTAGAGAatatacattgatttttttcacatcATAAAACAGAGAATTTGTGGGTAGAATCATTGAAAATCAGGGCCTAGTGGAGAGAGACCTGTGAGTGAGAATTGTGGGTGTTTGGATCCCATGTGAATTGCAAACGAGCTTTGTGTTACTAGAGAATGAGAcgagaaagagaaactgagagtTGGAAAGGGACTCAGAGCTCATGTCTTAGGGACTCAGTGTAAGGCATTACAAAAATTTCTGCTCTGAGCTTAGTGTGGTGacttatacctgtaatcccaacactcagggggaTTTGGGCTACATAAAAGACCCTAGCTAAAAACCAGCCAGCAGCAAACCCATCCACTTCATAGATTTGCCTCGCTTTATATAATTATTAAGAAAAGAGATAACTATTTTTCATTGTGTCCTTACTATGTGCCCCAAATATGCATatcacatgcacgcatgcacacacacacacacacacacacacacacacacacttatttgtTACAACAATCTTGTGAAGTAGGTGGGTTTAATTTTGGTTGTGATGTGACCTTGGATATGTTAAAGAAACTCTCAGGCTATATAAGGAGTATATGATATAGTCAAGGTTTGAACTTATAATTTCTTAACTTCAGAGCTTGTGTTCTTATACATTGAGTGACTTTTAAAATGAAGACTtatcaaatatttacaaagtGTTTTAAGACGATTGACCATTCACAGAAGAAGCACATATGCATCCAATAATTTCCTGACTAATACattgaaagatttttatttatactgTGGAGTACCACGAAGAAAATTGGTGACCCTAGTATAATATTATAATAGCTGAAATCATGAGCCAGGCATTAGGTCCTTTATATGCTACCATACAAATTAATTTTCCCAACAACCTTCTGAGTTAGATGCTACCATCAGTCTCATTTAATAGATCAGGAAACTGAGCCACAGGGGACAAGATAAAGTACACCTGAATTATAAGTACACACCCTTTAAGCACGTATAGTCTAGTTAGGTTCAAATCAATATACCCAAGGGAGCTGTAGGCAAGTTCATTTCATATCATCAATACTCAGGTTTGTTAACTTCTCCTCACAGAGGGAATCAGATTCATTAAAACTCTCACACACTTTCGTATCACACATTTGTAAAAGCTGGGAATGGTAAATCTAGATCAGGTTCAcagccttttttttctgttttgtgccACACATCCTTATGACAGTATAGGGAAGCTTATAAACCTCTTCTCAAAACAGTGTTCTTAGATAACACAGAATAAAACACACAGGGTTACAAAGAAAATCGATTGTACTGAAGTGAagacttcaaaatatacaaaatagaacATTATGTAAGTGCTTGTTAATATAGTAAAAGCGAGATTCTTGATACAGCTTTGATAACCATGATAACATCAGTATAATAACTGCTAATATATTTAAAGATACCCACAATAGCTGTAATGTGACATAAAACTGTTAATTATTTCTGGAGCAGGAGAGATGTCCCAGTCAGTAATGTGCCTTCTACAAGAGAATCTAAGATCAAAtctccaacacccacataaaattaaaatacattttatgggtggactgagggcaggtggggttgggaacaggagggatcaagttgcggggagggaagggagaaaatactgGAAGAAACGACTGGAATTGGGGAGCATTTCAGGGATGACATGAAAACCTAGTACAAGGGAAACTCCATGGCATCTACTCCTAGTAAGAGGGGGGTGGATATCGAGCCTGAACCGGTCATTTTCTGAAACCAAGTaaggcttccagtggagggattgggacactaAGCcttcacaaaacctttgacctacagctTGTTCTGGGACTGGACCTTAGCAGAATCGccatcaaagagaccagagagacttcatccagaaaccaatggaagcagatgcagagttccacagccaaacattaggcggaGCTAGGGGAGACctgtggaggagtgggaggatggactggaggaaccagaggggtcaggaacaccaggagaacatggcccacagaatcaattgCCCAGAACTCATGGGAGCTTGCAGAAATCAGTGAGCTATAGGGGTctgacttaggtcctctgcatatgtgttatggCTGAATAACTCAGTGTTTTTGTAGGATTCCTACCAGTGGGAGCCACGTGGTTGCTGAGTCTTTTGCCTGCTTGTAGGACCATTTTCCTCCTACCGGGTTctctcat includes:
- the Tsc22d3 gene encoding TSC22 domain family protein 3 isoform X1, producing the protein MAQSKLDCRSPVGLDCCNCCLDLANRSDAQSGSPGDKNPGSPTVSNFRQLQEKLIFENLNADKLDSIMRQDSLEPVLRDPCYLINEGICNRNIDQTMLSILLFFHSASGASVVALDNKIEQAMDLVKNHLMYAVREEVELLKEQIRELVEKNSQLERENTLLKTLASPEQLEKFQSRLSPEEPAPEAPETPEAPGGSAV